One window from the genome of Bdellovibrio sp. NC01 encodes:
- a CDS encoding SDR family oxidoreductase codes for MILVTGCSSGIGLALARMLYEHTEYRVVVTAREKSVSKLYEEFKESERFIIRTLDVTSEQSRKSLITDINQLWTGVDVLVNNAGISYRAVVEHMTTKDEMLQMETNYLGPMGLIRLCLPHMRDTGRGKIVNVSSVAGMLAMPTMSSYSASKFALEGACESLWYEMRPFGVKVCMVQPGFIHSQSFKNVYHTDQSEPTRNWSGPYKDFYQNMTPFVERMMNMSLTSPEKIAKIILEVIEKENVPLWIPATLDAKLFYYIRRAFPRRLLLPFLYWCLPKARTWGRDFSHKR; via the coding sequence GTGATTCTAGTCACAGGTTGTTCATCAGGTATTGGTTTAGCCCTAGCGCGCATGTTGTACGAACACACCGAATATCGTGTTGTCGTCACCGCTCGTGAAAAAAGTGTTTCCAAACTTTATGAAGAATTTAAAGAAAGCGAGCGCTTCATCATTCGCACGCTTGATGTGACTTCGGAACAAAGTCGCAAAAGTCTTATCACCGATATTAATCAATTGTGGACGGGTGTGGATGTTCTGGTGAATAACGCCGGTATCTCGTATCGCGCCGTTGTTGAACACATGACGACGAAAGACGAAATGCTTCAGATGGAAACAAATTATTTAGGCCCGATGGGCTTGATTCGTTTGTGTCTGCCGCATATGCGCGACACCGGCCGCGGAAAAATCGTGAATGTCTCTTCGGTCGCGGGAATGCTTGCGATGCCGACAATGTCTTCATATTCGGCTTCGAAGTTTGCCCTTGAAGGCGCGTGCGAATCTTTGTGGTATGAAATGCGCCCCTTCGGTGTGAAGGTGTGCATGGTGCAGCCAGGATTTATACACTCACAAAGTTTTAAAAACGTTTATCACACCGATCAATCAGAACCGACTCGCAACTGGAGTGGTCCTTACAAAGATTTCTATCAGAATATGACTCCGTTTGTAGAGCGCATGATGAACATGTCACTCACAAGCCCGGAGAAAATCGCGAAGATCATTTTAGAAGTGATCGAAAAAGAAAACGTGCCACTGTGGATTCCAGCAACTCTTGATGCAAAATTATTCTATTATATCCGCCGTGCATTTCCTCGCAGGCTGTTGCTGCCATTCTTATATTGGTGTCTGCCGAAAGCGCGCACGTGGGGCAGAGACTTCTCACACAAGCGCTAA
- the dnaB gene encoding replicative DNA helicase, which produces MSTRIPPQNLDAEQSILGGLMLDREALDQIGDLLFAEDFYKPGHQKIYAAIKDLHSKQQPIDIITVTNVLQAEGSMEMVGGPEYLISLLDKTISSANISSHAKIVREKALLRKMIMTNSKLIERAYDNDFPDVESFIDQAESEIFKLGENKAQTGLVGSMEIVKASIQKIEELYKRKADVTGLGTGFTELDKMTSGLHPGEMTIIAARPSMGKTAFSLNVAQHIALREKKTIAYFSLEMGKESMMMRMLSAESKVSMGDIRNGKIQDSAWPKLINAASALSEASIFIDDTPGMSPFEIRSRARRLKAEHGLDCIMIDYLQLMSMKQKFSSREQEVAEISKNLKSIAKELQIPIIALAQLNRGVEGRADRRPMLSDLRESGSIEQDADVIMMLYRDDYYDKDDPEKAGHAEVIVGKQRNGATGTVKLRFDAKYNRFRDAEAEGGPVNPLPPPQAPPPMPGGRPKNFAPGAPA; this is translated from the coding sequence ATGAGCACGCGAATTCCGCCACAAAATCTAGATGCCGAACAGTCCATTCTGGGCGGCCTCATGCTTGATCGCGAAGCTTTGGATCAAATCGGTGACCTATTGTTTGCCGAAGATTTCTATAAGCCTGGCCATCAAAAGATCTATGCAGCTATCAAAGACTTGCACAGCAAGCAGCAACCTATCGACATCATCACTGTCACGAACGTTCTTCAAGCAGAAGGTTCGATGGAGATGGTCGGTGGACCTGAATATTTGATCAGTCTTCTTGATAAAACTATTTCATCTGCCAACATTTCGTCGCACGCTAAAATCGTTCGTGAAAAAGCTCTTCTTCGTAAAATGATTATGACGAACAGCAAGTTGATCGAGCGCGCGTACGATAATGACTTCCCAGATGTCGAATCATTCATCGATCAAGCTGAAAGTGAAATCTTTAAGCTTGGTGAAAACAAAGCGCAAACGGGCCTTGTTGGTTCGATGGAAATCGTTAAAGCGTCGATCCAAAAAATCGAAGAGCTTTATAAACGTAAAGCTGACGTCACTGGTTTGGGCACAGGCTTTACTGAACTAGATAAAATGACTTCGGGTCTACACCCTGGAGAGATGACGATCATCGCGGCCCGTCCGTCGATGGGTAAAACGGCCTTCTCTCTGAACGTGGCACAACATATCGCTCTTCGTGAAAAGAAAACGATCGCTTACTTCTCTCTCGAGATGGGTAAGGAATCGATGATGATGCGTATGTTGTCTGCGGAATCTAAAGTTTCGATGGGTGATATCAGAAATGGTAAAATCCAAGACTCTGCATGGCCGAAATTGATCAACGCTGCATCGGCATTATCTGAAGCTTCGATCTTTATCGATGATACTCCAGGTATGTCGCCGTTTGAGATTCGTTCTCGTGCACGTCGTTTGAAAGCTGAACACGGACTTGATTGCATCATGATCGACTACTTGCAGTTGATGAGCATGAAGCAAAAATTCTCTTCACGTGAACAAGAGGTTGCAGAGATCTCTAAGAACTTGAAGTCGATTGCCAAAGAATTACAAATTCCAATTATCGCACTAGCGCAGTTGAATCGTGGTGTGGAAGGCCGTGCGGATCGTCGTCCGATGCTTTCTGACCTGCGTGAGTCGGGATCTATCGAGCAAGATGCCGACGTTATCATGATGCTTTATCGTGATGACTACTACGACAAGGATGATCCAGAAAAAGCAGGTCATGCTGAGGTCATCGTGGGCAAACAGCGTAACGGTGCGACAGGTACGGTTAAATTGCGCTTCGATGCGAAGTACAATAGATTCCGCGACGCTGAAGCAGAAGGTGGACCAGTTAATCCACTTCCGCCGCCGCAAGCTCCACCTCCGATGCCAGGTGGCAGACCGAAAAACTTTGCTCCGGGCGCTCCAGCTTAG
- a CDS encoding helix-turn-helix domain-containing protein: protein MKSKLEVLFAQQKEAQVELNGLYNVVIEQVEKPLLELALRAYNGNQVKTAQMLGINRNTLKKKIDNYKIRVKKLN from the coding sequence GTGAAAAGTAAGTTGGAAGTTTTGTTTGCTCAACAAAAAGAAGCTCAAGTTGAATTGAACGGTCTATATAACGTCGTTATCGAACAAGTAGAAAAACCTCTTCTAGAGCTTGCTTTGCGCGCGTACAACGGCAACCAAGTGAAAACAGCGCAAATGCTAGGCATCAATCGCAACACTCTTAAGAAGAAAATTGACAACTACAAGATTCGTGTCAAAAAACTAAACTAA
- a CDS encoding radical SAM protein, with protein sequence MLKINEIFYSIQGETSYVGNPTVFVRTTACNLRCTYCDTKYSYYEGEMQSLEAIIKEIDSHQAPYVCVTGGEPLLQKEVHTLMSTLSDRGYKVSLETSGSKSVEHVDPRVKIILDVKTPDSGAANSFLMENIGFSTPSTEYKFVICSEEDFDWSENFCRQHNLFEKFMVLYSPSYGQVSERWLAEKILQKKSSARLQLQLHKYIWSPETRGV encoded by the coding sequence ATGCTTAAAATAAATGAGATTTTCTATAGTATTCAAGGTGAAACAAGCTATGTGGGCAATCCCACGGTTTTTGTTAGAACCACGGCCTGCAATCTTCGTTGTACGTACTGCGACACAAAGTATTCGTACTATGAAGGCGAGATGCAGTCGCTTGAAGCTATCATTAAGGAAATCGATTCCCATCAAGCGCCGTATGTTTGCGTTACAGGTGGCGAACCTTTGTTGCAAAAAGAAGTTCACACATTGATGTCAACTTTGAGCGACCGCGGCTACAAAGTTTCTTTGGAAACAAGCGGATCAAAAAGTGTTGAGCATGTTGATCCACGCGTAAAAATAATTTTAGACGTAAAAACTCCAGACAGTGGTGCAGCAAATTCTTTCTTGATGGAGAACATCGGCTTTTCCACTCCCAGCACGGAATACAAGTTTGTGATCTGTTCAGAAGAAGACTTCGACTGGTCTGAAAATTTCTGTCGTCAACACAATTTGTTCGAAAAATTTATGGTTTTATACAGCCCATCATACGGCCAAGTATCTGAACGCTGGTTGGCAGAAAAAATTTTGCAGAAAAAATCATCTGCACGGTTGCAATTGCAGCTGCATAAGTATATTTGGTCTCCAGAAACACGCGGAGTATAG
- a CDS encoding DNA translocase FtsK, whose product MNQFLKKFRQDVIAIGFLGLGLFLALALISYNPMDPSLNSIGQGLKALNYCGIVGSFLADMLYQFLGLAAWVLVASFIKVAYASFKGESLNLKNIRFVWALLLMVNVAALLSLYLPNTKLYQNQIYLGGLLGLGVAQALMRAFAYAGVQVILWSFMAVLVVFYSEKSLKELAEYPQEFFADWKKKKYSDKIAAFFASMFVTDKKKKPASAKRSAKEDRVDTSKAQQIPFPMSDKKFKEDEEEEDEDLEAILAADAEAEEEDEDEEDEEEETPALKLAQKRKVVMKAKPPRRIENWEMPKLSLLEDPPVSRIKIDKAEIQRKADALVEKLKNFSIEGTIQDAKPGPLVTMYEFKPNADVKISKISELEDDLSLALSSESVRVVGHIPGTDVVGIETANLKRETVYYKDLIAEDTFWSDDLALPMAVGRTVDGEPKVVDLRKMPHLLIAGTTGSGKSVFVGSIISGLLFRHSPKSLRLVLIDPKMVDLAPFATVPHLALPHITEPKKAATALKWAVREMEKRYKSLSKFGVGKIELFNEKTGNLSKTDIEEHEKINLELEEGKAKLDQYYYQPLPYIVIVVDELADLMIVEKQNIEEPIQRLTQKARACGIHLILATQSPRKDVVTGLIKTNIPGRVALKVASKMDSRIIIDDSGAERLLPNGDMLFQAPGIGKPTRHHGPYMKDTEIANVVKHWSDQAEPEYDPLAMKALEGFAGGDSESGDSDGGFGGEEEYDERYDEILAWASAQKEVSASLIQRKFRLGYPRAARMIEVFEKEGVVGPANGSKPRQVLVSSYRD is encoded by the coding sequence ATGAACCAATTTCTTAAGAAGTTTCGACAGGACGTCATCGCTATCGGGTTTTTGGGCTTAGGGCTTTTCTTGGCCTTGGCTCTTATCAGTTACAACCCTATGGATCCCTCTTTAAATTCAATCGGCCAAGGGCTAAAGGCACTAAATTACTGCGGAATCGTCGGTAGCTTCTTAGCAGATATGCTCTACCAATTCCTGGGACTGGCGGCTTGGGTTCTTGTGGCAAGCTTCATTAAGGTCGCTTATGCAAGTTTCAAGGGCGAATCGCTGAATTTAAAAAATATTCGTTTTGTCTGGGCACTTCTTTTGATGGTCAACGTGGCAGCGTTGTTGTCATTGTATTTGCCAAATACAAAGCTTTATCAAAACCAAATCTATCTTGGTGGTTTACTCGGATTAGGAGTCGCACAAGCACTGATGCGCGCCTTTGCTTACGCGGGTGTGCAAGTGATTTTGTGGTCGTTCATGGCCGTTCTGGTTGTGTTCTATTCTGAAAAATCTTTGAAAGAGTTGGCGGAATATCCGCAAGAATTTTTCGCTGATTGGAAGAAGAAAAAATACTCTGATAAAATTGCAGCGTTTTTCGCTTCAATGTTTGTAACAGATAAAAAGAAAAAGCCTGCTTCTGCAAAACGTTCTGCAAAAGAAGATCGTGTTGATACAAGCAAGGCTCAACAAATTCCATTCCCAATGTCCGACAAAAAATTCAAAGAGGACGAAGAGGAAGAAGACGAAGATTTAGAGGCAATCCTTGCGGCTGATGCGGAAGCTGAAGAAGAAGACGAGGACGAAGAAGATGAAGAGGAAGAAACTCCGGCATTGAAGCTTGCGCAAAAACGCAAAGTTGTGATGAAGGCGAAACCTCCACGTCGTATCGAAAATTGGGAAATGCCGAAGTTGTCTTTGCTTGAAGATCCTCCGGTATCGAGAATCAAAATTGATAAAGCCGAGATTCAAAGAAAAGCCGATGCGTTGGTTGAGAAACTTAAAAACTTCTCGATCGAAGGTACAATTCAAGATGCGAAACCAGGTCCGTTGGTTACGATGTATGAATTCAAACCGAATGCTGACGTTAAGATCTCTAAAATTTCAGAATTAGAAGACGATTTATCACTGGCATTGTCGTCTGAATCTGTGCGTGTGGTCGGTCACATCCCTGGTACTGACGTTGTCGGTATCGAGACTGCGAACTTGAAGCGTGAGACAGTTTACTACAAAGACTTGATCGCGGAAGACACATTCTGGAGTGATGATCTTGCCTTGCCAATGGCAGTCGGTCGTACCGTTGACGGCGAACCGAAAGTCGTAGATTTGCGTAAAATGCCGCATTTGTTGATCGCAGGTACGACAGGTTCTGGTAAGTCAGTATTTGTGGGCTCGATTATTTCCGGCTTGTTGTTCAGACACTCGCCGAAATCTTTGCGTCTTGTTTTGATCGATCCGAAAATGGTCGACTTAGCACCATTTGCAACTGTTCCGCACTTAGCACTTCCACATATCACAGAGCCGAAAAAAGCTGCGACCGCTTTGAAGTGGGCTGTGCGTGAAATGGAAAAACGTTATAAGTCGTTGTCGAAATTTGGTGTCGGTAAGATTGAATTGTTCAATGAAAAAACAGGCAACCTTTCGAAAACAGATATCGAAGAGCACGAGAAAATCAATCTTGAGCTTGAAGAAGGCAAAGCGAAGTTGGATCAGTATTACTACCAACCACTTCCTTATATCGTGATCGTTGTCGACGAGTTGGCGGACTTGATGATTGTAGAAAAACAAAACATCGAAGAGCCGATTCAACGTTTGACGCAAAAAGCGCGTGCCTGCGGTATCCATTTGATTCTTGCAACTCAGTCGCCGCGTAAAGATGTTGTGACGGGTCTGATTAAAACAAATATTCCGGGTCGTGTTGCTTTGAAAGTGGCGTCGAAAATGGACTCGCGTATCATCATTGATGATTCGGGTGCAGAACGTCTTCTTCCGAATGGTGACATGCTTTTCCAAGCTCCGGGTATTGGTAAACCAACGCGCCATCATGGTCCTTACATGAAGGATACAGAGATCGCGAATGTTGTTAAGCATTGGTCAGATCAAGCAGAACCTGAATATGATCCTCTCGCAATGAAAGCTCTTGAAGGTTTCGCTGGTGGAGATTCAGAATCTGGTGATTCGGATGGCGGCTTTGGTGGCGAAGAAGAATATGATGAACGTTATGATGAAATTTTAGCGTGGGCATCTGCGCAAAAAGAAGTTTCTGCGTCATTAATTCAACGCAAATTCCGTTTAGGCTACCCGCGTGCAGCACGTATGATTGAAGTCTTTGAAAAAGAAGGCGTCGTCGGACCTGCTAACGGTAGTAAGCCGCGCCAAGTACTCGTCTCTTCTTACAGAGACTAA